Proteins from a genomic interval of Arvicanthis niloticus isolate mArvNil1 chromosome 26, mArvNil1.pat.X, whole genome shotgun sequence:
- the LOC143438996 gene encoding olfactory receptor 8B3-like, with product MASTNVSLVTEFILVGLTSQHDLQIPLFFVFLIMYIVTALGNLCLIILIMLNSHLHTPMYFFLFNLSFIDLCYSTVFTPKMLMNFMLSRNAISYMGCLTQLYFFCFFVISECYMLTSMAYDRYVAICNPLLYTVAMSPKLCLNLMLGTYVMAFSGAMAHTGCMLRLTFCDANTINHYFCDILPVMQLSCTSTYVNELVVFIVVGINIIVPSITIFISYGFILSSIFHIKSNEGRSKAFSTCSSHIIAVCLFFGSGAFMYLKPSSSSSMDQGKTSSVFYTNVVPMMNPLIYSLRNKDVKMALRKTLSRWKF from the coding sequence ATGGCCTCTacaaatgtctctttggtgactGAATTCATTCTGGTAGGTTTAACAAGCCAGCATGATCTCCAAATACCCCTGTTCTTTGTGTTTCTAATAATGTATATTGTGACTGCATTGGGAAATTTGTGTTTGATAATTCTTATTATGTTAAATTCACATCTACACACCCCTATGTACTTTTTCCTCTTTAACTTGTCCTTTATAGACCTCTGTTACTCTACTGTGTTCACCCCAAAAATGCTGATGAATTTTATGTTGAGCAGGAATGCAATTTCTTACATGGGATGCTTGACCCAGctctatttcttttgcttttttgtgaTTTCTGAGTGTTATATGTTGACTTCaatggcctatgatcgctatgtggccatctgtaatCCACTCTTGTACACTGTTGCCATGTCCCCTAAGTTGTGTTTGAACCTTATGCTTGGTACATATGTAATGGCATTTTCTGGTGCCATGGCTCACACAGGATGTATGCTAAGACTGACCTTCTGTGATGCTAACACCATCAACCACTACTTCTGCGACATTCTCCCTGTGATGCAGCTCTCCTGCACCAGCACCTATGTGAATGAGCTCGTAGTTTTCATTGTTGTGGGCATCAACATCATTGTTCCCAGCATCACCATCTTCATCTCTTATGGTTTTATCCTCTCCAGCATTTTCCACATCAAGTCCAATGAAGGCAGGTCCAAGGCCTTCAGCACCTGCAGTTCCCACATAATTGCAGTTTGTCTGTTCTTTGGATCAGGTGCATTTATGTATCTCAAaccatcttcttcttcatctatGGATCAAGGAAAAACCTCTTCTGTATTTTATACAAATGTGGTTCCCATGATGAATCCCTTAATCTACAGTTTAAGGAACAAAGATGTAAAAATGGCCCTGAGAAAAACTCTGAGCAGATGGAAgttttga